The Corynebacterium tuberculostearicum genome window below encodes:
- a CDS encoding energy-coupling factor transporter transmembrane component T family protein: MPNLLRGANPLSRIFLMFIWVTPLLASIDWVSAAVSLSLTLILAPLCGVSWVRLFKSGWFLFLIAPISGISMLLYGEPGGKEYFSWWLVQVTENSLTLAIAITLRVFAVALPMVVLARDIDPTELGDALSQILKLPSRFVIGAVAGVRMMTLFQSDWQSLGMARRARGLTDVGKLQHLLTMSFGLLVIALRRGGKLATAMEARGFGRTPPGGGKRSWARESRLRARDGWIMVCGAVLAFVPVVVSVLTGAWRFFGL, translated from the coding sequence GTGCCTAATCTTTTGCGCGGGGCTAACCCGCTAAGCCGCATCTTTTTGATGTTTATCTGGGTTACCCCACTATTGGCCTCCATTGACTGGGTCTCGGCCGCGGTATCGCTGTCGCTTACCCTGATCCTTGCGCCGCTGTGCGGGGTGTCATGGGTGCGGCTTTTTAAATCCGGGTGGTTCCTGTTTCTCATTGCGCCGATTTCTGGCATCTCGATGCTGTTGTACGGCGAGCCTGGTGGTAAAGAGTATTTCAGTTGGTGGCTGGTGCAGGTCACCGAAAATTCCCTGACCCTCGCGATCGCCATTACGCTGCGTGTCTTTGCAGTGGCGCTGCCCATGGTGGTCCTAGCCCGTGATATTGATCCGACCGAATTAGGCGATGCTCTCTCGCAGATCCTCAAGCTGCCCTCGCGCTTTGTTATTGGTGCGGTCGCCGGGGTGCGTATGATGACGCTATTTCAATCTGACTGGCAGTCGCTGGGTATGGCGCGCAGGGCGAGGGGGCTGACGGACGTCGGCAAGCTGCAGCATTTGCTGACCATGTCCTTTGGCCTTCTGGTAATTGCGCTGCGCCGCGGTGGCAAGTTGGCAACGGCCATGGAGGCGCGCGGTTTCGGCCGTACCCCGCCTGGCGGTGGGAAGCGCTCGTGGGCGCGTGAGTCGCGGCTGCGGGCCCGCGATGGGTGGATCATGGTCTGCGGCGCCGTCCTTGCTTTCGTACCGGTGGTAGTTTCGGTACTCACTGGGGCCTGGAGATTCTTCGGCCTATAA
- the rpsL gene encoding 30S ribosomal protein S12, protein MPTIQQLVRKGRHDKRKEVSTAALKGSPQRRGVCTRVYTTTPKKPNSALRKVARVRLTTGIEVSAYIPGEGHNLQEHSMVLVRGGRVKDLPGVRYKIIRGALDTQGVKDRKQARSRYGAKKGQ, encoded by the coding sequence ATGCCAACTATTCAGCAGCTGGTCCGCAAGGGCCGCCACGATAAGCGTAAAGAGGTTTCCACCGCTGCGCTGAAGGGTTCCCCGCAGCGTCGCGGTGTGTGCACCCGCGTGTACACCACCACTCCTAAGAAGCCGAACTCCGCACTGCGTAAGGTTGCTCGTGTTCGCCTGACCACCGGTATTGAGGTTTCCGCCTACATTCCGGGTGAGGGCCACAACCTGCAGGAGCACTCCATGGTCCTCGTTCGCGGCGGCCGTGTGAAGGACCTTCCTGGTGTTCGTTACAAGATCATCCGCGGCGCTCTGGATACCCAGGGTGTCAAGGACCGTAAGCAGGCACGTTCCCGTTACGGCGCAAAGAAGGGACAGTAA
- a CDS encoding ABC transporter ATP-binding protein, which yields MSDCASLAGNATKITARGFGWTHAGRSEPALSDIDVVIEPGERVLLCGDSGSGKSTFLAAMAGVLGSDEEGTRTGELLLEDSSGLVEEPGHTIPVGLVLQDPDSQVISARVGDDIAFGCENLAYPREEIWRRVAAAKELVGPFVDLDFPTERLSGGQKQRLALAGVIAMGAGVVLLDEPTANLDPAGARDVVRAVSRLVEETGATLVVVEHQHAAWDGVLDRAVELDRGRIVADTSFAEVAQRRQVSGLPQARRLSEAELAQRDAALWSTDLVTRYGPPRTIALPAGASTVITGPNGAGKSTWLMTMAGLLPAKSGEIGVADFVRRGVKGSPLRWKSRELADRIGFVFQNPEHQFVARTVAEELRVAPKVMRVEPPEERIAQLVESLRLEHLLGANPFTLSGGEKRRLSVATALVTAPSVLLLDEPTFGQDPQTFVELVRLLRQLADDGTTIASITHDPLFIQALGDHRVEVHGA from the coding sequence GTGTCTGATTGTGCATCATTGGCGGGAAACGCCACCAAGATAACGGCCCGCGGATTCGGCTGGACCCATGCCGGGCGCAGCGAGCCGGCCCTGTCCGATATTGACGTAGTTATCGAGCCAGGCGAACGCGTGCTTCTCTGCGGTGACTCCGGATCGGGCAAGTCCACCTTCCTTGCAGCGATGGCCGGGGTGTTGGGCTCCGATGAGGAAGGAACCCGCACCGGTGAGCTTCTCTTGGAGGATTCCAGCGGCCTGGTGGAGGAGCCGGGGCACACCATCCCGGTGGGGCTGGTGCTTCAGGACCCGGATTCGCAGGTGATCTCTGCGCGCGTGGGCGATGATATTGCCTTTGGCTGCGAGAATTTGGCGTATCCGCGCGAGGAAATCTGGCGCCGCGTGGCCGCCGCTAAGGAACTGGTTGGCCCATTCGTGGATCTGGATTTCCCCACCGAGCGGCTCTCTGGTGGGCAGAAGCAGCGCTTGGCGCTCGCCGGCGTCATCGCTATGGGGGCGGGCGTGGTGCTTCTCGATGAACCCACGGCCAACCTTGACCCCGCCGGCGCACGCGATGTGGTGCGCGCCGTGTCTAGGCTGGTGGAAGAAACCGGCGCGACGCTCGTGGTGGTAGAACACCAGCACGCGGCGTGGGACGGCGTGCTCGACCGCGCAGTGGAGCTGGACCGCGGACGCATCGTGGCCGATACCTCCTTTGCCGAGGTGGCCCAGCGCCGCCAGGTCTCCGGCCTGCCGCAGGCGCGACGCCTCAGTGAGGCCGAGCTTGCCCAGCGCGACGCCGCGCTGTGGAGCACTGACCTCGTCACCCGCTATGGTCCGCCGCGCACCATTGCACTGCCGGCGGGAGCCTCCACGGTCATTACCGGGCCGAATGGTGCGGGTAAGTCCACCTGGTTGATGACCATGGCTGGGTTGCTGCCGGCAAAATCCGGTGAGATCGGGGTGGCCGATTTCGTGCGTCGCGGGGTCAAGGGGTCGCCGCTGCGCTGGAAATCGCGCGAGCTGGCGGACCGCATTGGCTTTGTCTTCCAGAACCCGGAGCACCAATTCGTCGCCCGCACGGTGGCCGAGGAACTACGGGTTGCGCCCAAGGTAATGCGCGTAGAACCGCCTGAGGAGAGAATCGCGCAGCTCGTGGAATCACTCCGGCTGGAGCATCTCTTGGGGGCCAACCCGTTTACGCTTTCAGGCGGCGAGAAGCGGCGCCTATCGGTGGCTACTGCCTTGGTCACCGCGCCGTCGGTGCTGCTCTTGGATGAGCCCACCTTTGGGCAAGACCCCCAGACCTTTGTGGAGCTGGTGCGCTTGCTGCGGCAATTGGCAGATGATGGCACCACCATCGCCTCTATTACCCATGACCCGCTATTTATCCAGGCCTTGGGGGATCACCGAGTGGAGGTTCACGGTGCCTAA
- the rpsG gene encoding 30S ribosomal protein S7 — protein sequence MRKNAAPKRPVVKDPVYNSEQVTMLVNKILQDGKKSTAERIVYGALEACREKTGTDPVGTLEKALGNIRPDLEVRSRRVGGATYQVPVEVRPDRANTLALRWMVTFTRQRRENSMIERLANEILDASNGLGASVKRREDTHKMAEANRAFAHYRW from the coding sequence ATGCGTAAGAATGCTGCTCCGAAGCGTCCTGTAGTCAAGGACCCGGTATACAACTCCGAGCAGGTAACCATGCTCGTCAACAAGATCCTCCAGGACGGCAAGAAGTCCACCGCAGAGCGCATCGTCTACGGCGCTCTCGAGGCTTGCCGTGAGAAGACCGGTACCGATCCGGTTGGCACCCTGGAGAAGGCACTGGGCAACATCCGCCCAGACCTCGAGGTTCGCTCCCGCCGTGTCGGTGGCGCTACCTACCAGGTGCCGGTTGAGGTTCGCCCTGACCGCGCTAACACCCTGGCACTGCGCTGGATGGTGACCTTCACCCGCCAGCGTCGCGAGAACTCCATGATCGAGCGTCTCGCAAATGAGATCCTGGATGCCTCCAACGGCCTCGGCGCTTCCGTTAAGCGTCGTGAGGATACTCACAAGATGGCAGAGGCTAACCGCGCCTTCGCCCACTACCGCTGGTAA
- a CDS encoding putative Ig domain-containing protein, producing the protein MKMKSFNGVTRRRGTTIAAAALSVALVAPFVHPVVAPQNAAVAQAQDTADASVPGSSGNNPIDADAIASGDVTSGSGLKKVNGAPVYNGHVYLLAGQNSQTSENDGKAHVPDGTTVLFQWIDDDGAVSPVYSAKTHFLEYGGDGTTSGPGTFVFAPGSWTDKNGKEHTYRMNAKARIWLAEGQTGRAGQPLQQVYQWPGRFPGFYGPVGNEPNGAFGLAGQYMARTALDVVEAPAPYMTADPSEWKIDTDGYDVAPDSREDPNQFYIEGRVWLESEQERGHIGLPTSAGERFVEGYKVVSTILTDEGLQAVKQFDGERPDVRADKIRQLFENDANREKFIAQTVVNETNKDGYYRAHFDTENEEALKYAYQFVQDPEGNWKPTYGAHGANLFQPLNQKTSGAVKNPLGRPGWYNSHLPVAVRFVDQIKVVKFDGQDATGVAAPGQKADIDVTRVFDETNPVRVVWRDERGRELKACDGLTDTASAEACSLDIPKDIKKPQTIRVELEVDGNVTASDSFVVSSAPSITTGSETDEVPADGSEKTLDDKVKNPTEGMTGEVQDKDGNPIDGAKVEIDPKTGDVKVTVPKGTKPQDAKVVVKDKDGKPVGDPIDVKITEPKGETPAPSITTGSETDEVPADGSEKTLDDKVKNPTEGMTGEVQDKDGNPIDGAKVEIDPKTGDVKVTVPKGTKPQDAKVVVKDKDGKPVGDPIDVKITEPKGETPAPSITTGSETDEVPADGSEKTLDDKVKNPTEGMTGEVLDESGDPIDGAKVEVDPETGDIKVTVPEGTDPQDAKVVVKDKDGKPVGDPIDVKITEPKGETPAPSITTGSETDEVPADGSEKTLDDKVKNPTEDMTGEVQDKDGNPIDGAKVEIDPKTGDVKVTVPKGTDPQDAKVVVKDKDGKPVGDPIDVKITEPKGETPAPSITTGSETDEVPADGSEKTLDDKVKNPTEGMTGEVQDKDGNPIDGAKVEIDPKTGDVKVTVPEGTDPQDAKVVVKDKDGKPVGDPIDVKITEPKGETPAPSITTGSETDEVPADGSEKTLDDKVKNPTEGMTGEVQDKDGNPIDGAKVEIDPKTGDVKVTVPKGTDPQDAKVVVKDKDGKPVGDPIDVKITEPKGETPAPSITTGSETDEVPADGSEKTLDDKVKNPTEGMTGEVQDKDGNPIDGAKVEIDPKTGDVKVTVPKGTKPQDAKVVVKDKDGKPVGDPIDVKITEPKTDAPDTSNASVVPDTVTVVEGQEAKPFEVAKDIPEGGQVKAEGLPAGLTVNPSTGEVTGTPAKISDWGKDEEERDVEVTVSVTDKDGKEVAQDTKTVTVQRDTDGDGQPDVTDTDDDNDGATDAEEEKAGTDPKDDSSKPALTDEPSVVTDKVTVVDGQEADPFEVAKNIPEGGKVAAEGLPDGLSVDESTGEVTGTPSVSDWGKDEEERDVEVTVSVTDSDGKEVAQDTKTVTVQRDTDGDGQPDVTDTDDDNDGATDAEETEAGTDPKDANSKPEAKPGDDQGATSVDKSGVKDVKPSGEDQNTGIKVTNPDEGTKVSATDKNGKDVPAKIDDNGNVVVTPGEDVEGPITVVIEDEDLDGGKAEVEVGVKGEEPDNQGGSSDLTGGSSLPDLSSGSSNVDWKRCAPAAAGVGIPLLFLLPIGLASQMNIPGFSPLVKQVSAQIDGINRQLGAQNTALQKQLGIYNGPLAQQANQINLMLKKVSPEAGRIGGGIALAAAGALALGLVANACSPNGGSSSSSSSSK; encoded by the coding sequence ATGAAAATGAAGAGTTTTAACGGTGTAACTCGCCGTCGCGGCACTACAATCGCTGCCGCTGCTCTCTCTGTTGCTCTCGTAGCTCCATTCGTTCACCCGGTTGTTGCTCCGCAGAACGCTGCGGTTGCACAGGCTCAAGACACTGCTGATGCTTCTGTTCCCGGCAGCTCTGGCAATAACCCGATTGACGCCGACGCCATCGCTAGTGGAGATGTGACCAGCGGAAGTGGCCTGAAGAAGGTCAATGGTGCTCCAGTTTATAACGGTCACGTGTACCTGCTGGCGGGGCAGAACTCTCAGACCTCCGAAAACGATGGTAAGGCGCACGTTCCGGATGGCACAACGGTGTTGTTCCAGTGGATTGATGACGACGGCGCAGTTAGCCCGGTGTACTCGGCAAAGACCCACTTCTTGGAGTATGGCGGGGATGGCACCACCTCTGGCCCGGGTACTTTTGTTTTCGCTCCGGGATCTTGGACCGATAAAAACGGTAAGGAACACACTTACCGTATGAATGCAAAGGCGCGCATTTGGCTTGCCGAGGGTCAAACTGGTCGCGCTGGCCAGCCATTGCAGCAGGTGTACCAGTGGCCCGGCCGTTTCCCCGGTTTTTACGGTCCGGTCGGTAATGAGCCGAATGGTGCGTTTGGTCTTGCGGGCCAATATATGGCGCGTACCGCTCTTGACGTCGTTGAAGCGCCTGCGCCGTACATGACGGCTGATCCTAGTGAGTGGAAGATTGACACTGACGGCTACGATGTCGCTCCGGATAGCCGTGAGGATCCGAACCAGTTCTACATTGAGGGTCGCGTGTGGCTGGAATCCGAGCAGGAGCGTGGGCATATCGGACTTCCGACGTCTGCGGGTGAGCGATTCGTTGAAGGCTACAAGGTCGTTTCTACGATTTTGACTGATGAAGGCCTCCAGGCCGTGAAGCAGTTTGACGGTGAGCGCCCTGACGTGCGTGCTGACAAGATTCGTCAGCTGTTTGAGAACGACGCTAACCGCGAAAAGTTCATCGCGCAGACGGTGGTTAATGAGACGAATAAAGACGGCTACTACCGTGCTCACTTTGACACGGAAAACGAAGAGGCACTGAAGTACGCTTACCAGTTCGTTCAGGACCCCGAAGGTAACTGGAAGCCGACTTACGGTGCCCACGGTGCGAACCTTTTCCAGCCTTTGAACCAAAAGACTTCTGGTGCGGTGAAGAACCCCTTAGGGCGTCCTGGTTGGTATAACTCTCACCTTCCTGTTGCGGTTCGCTTCGTCGATCAGATCAAAGTTGTCAAGTTTGACGGGCAGGATGCTACTGGCGTGGCCGCGCCTGGTCAGAAGGCTGATATTGATGTAACCCGCGTCTTTGACGAGACCAATCCGGTTCGAGTTGTATGGCGTGACGAGCGTGGTCGTGAGCTGAAGGCTTGTGACGGTTTGACTGATACGGCCAGTGCTGAAGCGTGCTCCTTGGATATTCCGAAGGACATCAAAAAACCGCAGACTATTCGTGTTGAGCTCGAGGTAGATGGCAACGTTACAGCTTCGGACTCCTTTGTTGTGTCTTCTGCTCCGTCGATTACCACTGGTTCTGAGACGGATGAGGTTCCGGCTGATGGTTCGGAGAAGACCTTGGATGACAAGGTTAAGAACCCGACTGAGGGCATGACTGGTGAGGTCCAGGACAAGGACGGCAATCCGATTGATGGTGCCAAGGTTGAGATTGATCCGAAGACTGGTGACGTCAAGGTGACGGTGCCGAAGGGTACTAAGCCGCAGGATGCCAAGGTTGTTGTTAAGGACAAGGATGGCAAGCCGGTTGGTGATCCGATTGATGTGAAGATCACTGAACCGAAGGGTGAAACTCCGGCTCCGTCGATTACCACTGGTTCTGAGACGGATGAGGTTCCGGCTGATGGTTCGGAGAAGACCTTGGATGACAAGGTTAAGAACCCGACTGAGGGCATGACTGGTGAGGTCCAGGACAAGGACGGCAATCCGATTGATGGTGCCAAGGTTGAGATTGATCCGAAGACTGGTGACGTCAAGGTGACGGTGCCGAAGGGTACTAAGCCGCAGGATGCCAAGGTTGTTGTTAAGGACAAGGATGGCAAGCCGGTTGGTGATCCGATTGATGTGAAGATCACTGAACCGAAGGGTGAAACTCCGGCTCCGTCGATTACCACTGGTTCTGAGACGGATGAGGTTCCGGCTGATGGTTCGGAGAAGACCTTGGATGACAAGGTTAAGAACCCGACTGAGGGCATGACTGGTGAGGTCTTGGATGAGTCCGGTGACCCGATTGACGGTGCCAAGGTTGAGGTTGATCCGGAGACTGGTGACATCAAGGTGACGGTGCCGGAGGGTACTGATCCGCAGGATGCCAAGGTTGTTGTTAAGGACAAGGATGGCAAGCCGGTTGGTGATCCGATTGATGTGAAGATCACTGAACCGAAGGGTGAAACTCCGGCTCCGTCGATTACCACTGGTTCTGAGACGGATGAGGTTCCGGCTGATGGTTCGGAGAAGACCTTGGATGACAAGGTTAAGAACCCGACTGAGGACATGACTGGTGAGGTCCAGGACAAGGACGGCAATCCGATTGATGGTGCCAAGGTTGAGATTGATCCGAAGACTGGTGACGTCAAGGTGACGGTGCCGAAGGGTACTGATCCGCAGGATGCCAAGGTTGTTGTTAAGGACAAGGATGGCAAGCCGGTTGGTGATCCGATTGATGTGAAGATCACTGAACCGAAGGGTGAAACTCCGGCTCCGTCGATTACCACTGGTTCTGAGACCGATGAGGTTCCGGCTGATGGTTCGGAGAAGACCTTGGATGACAAGGTTAAGAACCCGACTGAGGGCATGACTGGTGAGGTCCAGGACAAGGACGGCAATCCGATTGATGGTGCCAAGGTTGAGATTGATCCGAAGACTGGTGACGTCAAGGTGACGGTGCCGGAGGGTACTGATCCGCAGGATGCCAAGGTTGTTGTTAAGGACAAGGATGGCAAGCCGGTTGGTGATCCGATTGATGTGAAGATCACTGAACCGAAGGGTGAAACTCCGGCTCCGTCGATTACCACTGGTTCTGAGACGGATGAGGTTCCGGCTGATGGTTCGGAGAAGACCTTGGATGACAAGGTTAAGAACCCGACTGAGGGCATGACTGGTGAGGTCCAGGACAAGGACGGCAATCCGATTGATGGTGCCAAGGTTGAGATTGATCCGAAGACTGGTGACGTCAAGGTGACGGTGCCGAAGGGTACTGATCCGCAGGATGCCAAGGTTGTTGTTAAGGACAAGGATGGCAAGCCGGTTGGTGATCCGATTGATGTGAAGATCACTGAACCGAAGGGTGAAACTCCGGCTCCGTCGATTACCACTGGTTCTGAGACCGATGAGGTTCCGGCTGATGGTTCGGAGAAGACCTTGGATGACAAGGTTAAGAACCCGACTGAGGGCATGACTGGTGAGGTCCAGGACAAGGACGGCAATCCGATTGATGGTGCCAAGGTTGAGATTGATCCGAAGACTGGTGACGTCAAGGTGACGGTGCCGAAGGGTACTAAGCCGCAGGATGCCAAGGTTGTTGTTAAGGACAAGGATGGCAAGCCGGTTGGTGATCCGATTGATGTGAAGATCACCGAGCCGAAGACCGATGCCCCAGACACCTCTAATGCTTCTGTAGTGCCTGACACTGTGACCGTTGTTGAGGGTCAGGAGGCTAAGCCGTTCGAGGTTGCTAAGGACATCCCAGAGGGCGGCCAAGTTAAGGCTGAGGGTCTGCCGGCTGGTTTGACCGTGAACCCTTCCACTGGTGAGGTCACCGGTACTCCAGCCAAGATTTCTGACTGGGGTAAGGATGAAGAAGAGCGCGATGTTGAGGTAACTGTTTCTGTCACCGATAAGGATGGCAAGGAAGTTGCTCAGGATACCAAGACTGTTACGGTTCAGCGTGATACCGATGGCGATGGCCAGCCGGATGTCACCGACACCGATGACGACAATGACGGTGCTACCGATGCAGAAGAAGAAAAGGCAGGCACCGATCCGAAGGATGATTCTTCTAAGCCTGCTCTGACTGATGAGCCTTCGGTTGTTACCGATAAGGTAACCGTTGTCGATGGTCAGGAAGCTGACCCGTTCGAGGTTGCAAAGAACATCCCAGAGGGTGGCAAGGTTGCTGCTGAGGGTCTGCCTGACGGCTTGAGCGTTGATGAGTCCACTGGTGAGGTCACCGGTACTCCGTCGGTTTCTGACTGGGGTAAGGATGAAGAAGAGCGCGATGTTGAGGTAACTGTTTCTGTCACCGATTCCGATGGCAAGGAAGTTGCTCAGGATACCAAGACTGTTACGGTTCAGCGTGATACCGATGGCGATGGCCAGCCGGATGTCACCGACACCGATGACGACAATGACGGTGCTACCGATGCAGAAGAAACTGAGGCAGGCACCGATCCGAAGGATGCAAATTCCAAGCCGGAAGCCAAGCCTGGTGATGACCAGGGAGCAACCTCCGTTGATAAGTCCGGTGTGAAGGATGTAAAGCCTTCCGGTGAAGACCAGAACACCGGCATCAAGGTGACCAACCCTGATGAGGGCACCAAGGTTTCTGCTACGGATAAGAATGGCAAGGACGTTCCTGCCAAGATTGATGACAACGGCAACGTTGTTGTTACTCCGGGTGAGGACGTTGAAGGCCCAATTACCGTAGTCATCGAGGACGAAGACCTTGATGGTGGTAAGGCCGAGGTTGAGGTCGGCGTTAAGGGCGAAGAGCCGGACAATCAGGGCGGTTCTTCCGACCTGACTGGCGGCTCCTCCTTGCCGGACCTGTCTTCTGGTTCTTCCAATGTTGATTGGAAGCGCTGTGCGCCGGCTGCTGCTGGTGTAGGCATCCCGCTGCTGTTCCTGCTGCCGATTGGTCTGGCTTCCCAGATGAACATCCCGGGCTTCTCCCCGCTGGTGAAGCAGGTTTCTGCTCAGATTGATGGCATCAACCGTCAGCTGGGTGCGCAGAACACTGCGCTGCAGAAGCAGCTGGGCATCTACAATGGCCCGCTGGCTCAGCAGGCAAATCAGATTAACCTGATGCTGAAGAAGGTTAGCCCTGAGGCTGGCCGCATTGGAGGTGGCATTGCACTGGCAGCCGCTGGTGCTCTGGCTCTGGGTCTGGTGGCAAACGCTTGTTCTCCGAACGGCGGTTCTTCCAGCTCCTCCAGCTCCTCTAAGTAA
- a CDS encoding ECF transporter S component, whose protein sequence is MTTNTRVSAAPKRSLNWRVVDIVVASVLGVACGVLFLVWNAVGYAWFEAMDAVTPGLGGIATGIWLIGGVLGGLIIRKPGAAIYVEVLAATVSAVLGSQWGISTLYSGLAQGIGVEIILAIFLYRKFGLGVSILAGMAAGWGAFILELFTSGNLARSFEFNLIYLVTLSISGAILAGALGFFLVKALAKTGGLDRFAAGREQRA, encoded by the coding sequence ATGACTACTAATACACGTGTGTCCGCTGCCCCGAAGCGCAGCCTGAACTGGCGCGTGGTCGATATTGTGGTGGCGTCCGTTTTGGGCGTGGCCTGCGGAGTTTTATTCCTGGTATGGAATGCAGTGGGTTATGCCTGGTTTGAGGCTATGGATGCCGTGACCCCGGGCCTGGGAGGCATTGCTACTGGCATTTGGCTTATCGGTGGTGTGCTGGGTGGCCTGATTATTCGCAAGCCGGGTGCGGCCATCTATGTTGAGGTTTTGGCCGCCACCGTATCGGCGGTGCTGGGCTCCCAGTGGGGCATTAGCACCCTGTACTCGGGCTTGGCGCAGGGTATCGGCGTGGAAATCATCCTGGCGATCTTCCTATACCGCAAGTTTGGCCTGGGGGTATCTATTCTGGCTGGCATGGCAGCGGGCTGGGGTGCCTTTATCCTGGAGCTGTTTACCTCCGGCAACCTGGCTCGCTCATTTGAGTTCAACCTCATCTACTTGGTTACCTTGAGTATCTCCGGCGCTATCTTGGCCGGTGCGCTGGGCTTCTTCCTGGTGAAGGCCCTGGCCAAGACCGGTGGCTTGGATCGCTTTGCCGCAGGCCGTGAACAGCGCGCTTAG